A window of the Agrococcus jejuensis genome harbors these coding sequences:
- a CDS encoding alpha/beta fold hydrolase yields the protein MTDVRLHITDSGGEGRPVVLIHGWPLSGESWKAQRRALTAAGYRVVDYDRRGFGESDKPETGYDYDTFADDLQSVLTDLDLVDVTLVGFSMGGGEVARYLSRHGESRVRSVVFAAAVTPYMHKTDDNPDGPLDDELYGQLRGGLVEDRDAFFDDFVHGFFSVGDDLKVGDGEIKDARELAQQSSQTAAVGAMDAWATTDFRPDLPLVTVPTLVIHGSGDGTVPFEGSGARTHAAIPHSQLVVIDDAPHGLNVSHADEFNAALLAFLGDEAPGVDA from the coding sequence ATGACCGATGTCCGACTCCACATCACCGACTCCGGCGGCGAGGGCCGCCCCGTCGTCCTCATCCACGGCTGGCCCCTGTCGGGCGAGTCCTGGAAGGCGCAGCGCCGTGCGCTGACCGCTGCCGGCTACCGCGTCGTCGACTACGACCGCCGCGGCTTCGGCGAGAGCGACAAGCCCGAGACGGGCTACGACTACGACACGTTCGCCGACGACCTGCAGTCGGTGCTCACCGACCTCGACCTCGTCGACGTCACGTTGGTCGGCTTCTCGATGGGTGGTGGCGAGGTCGCCCGCTACCTGTCGCGCCACGGCGAGAGCCGCGTGCGCTCGGTGGTCTTCGCAGCCGCGGTGACGCCGTACATGCACAAGACCGACGACAACCCCGATGGTCCGCTCGACGACGAGCTGTACGGGCAGCTGCGCGGCGGCCTCGTGGAGGATCGCGACGCGTTCTTCGACGACTTCGTGCACGGCTTCTTCTCGGTCGGCGACGACCTGAAGGTCGGCGACGGCGAGATCAAGGACGCCAGGGAGCTCGCGCAGCAGTCGTCGCAGACGGCCGCCGTGGGCGCGATGGATGCATGGGCGACCACCGACTTCCGCCCCGACCTGCCGCTCGTGACGGTGCCGACGCTCGTCATCCACGGCTCCGGTGACGGCACCGTGCCGTTCGAGGGCTCGGGTGCGCGCACGCACGCGGCGATCCCGCACTCGCAGCTCGTCGTCATCGACGACGCGCCGCACGGTCTCAACGTGAGCCACGCCGATGAGTTCAACGCGGCGCTGCTCGCGTTCCTCGGCGACGAGGCGCCCGGCGTCGACGCATAG
- a CDS encoding TadE/TadG family type IV pilus assembly protein — MRHVRSLRHDRGSAVAEFTMVVGLLTLVVLSVMQLALGLHVRNVLQDAAAEGARYGALAGSSPAAGVDRAQTLIETAIGSDYAQSITAATTTVAGHPALQLTVQAPLPVLGLIGPTTLEVQGSAALETLD; from the coding sequence ATGCGTCACGTGAGGTCGCTGCGCCACGATCGCGGCTCGGCGGTGGCCGAGTTCACGATGGTCGTCGGCCTCCTCACGCTCGTCGTGCTCTCGGTCATGCAGCTCGCGCTCGGGCTGCACGTGCGCAACGTGCTGCAGGATGCGGCCGCCGAGGGTGCGCGCTACGGCGCGCTCGCCGGGTCGTCGCCCGCCGCGGGCGTCGACCGGGCGCAGACGCTCATCGAGACGGCGATCGGCAGCGACTACGCGCAGTCGATCACCGCGGCGACCACGACGGTCGCGGGGCATCCGGCGCTGCAGCTCACGGTGCAGGCGCCCCTGCCGGTGCTCGGGCTCATCGGCCCGACGACGTTGGAGGTGCAGGGCAGTGCCGCGCTCGAGACGCTGGACTGA
- a CDS encoding potassium channel family protein produces the protein MQTPRYGARLARWEAALEWPMFALAVVFVVLYAISVIGNLQGRDAMPIEIALVAVWAAFAVDYVVCLVLAEPRRRWFVRHLHELAIVVLPFLRPLRLLRLITVVTVLQRAAGWAFRGRVTLYVVASAGLLVLIAGLAVLDAEQNAQGANITTFADAIWWAFVTITTVGYGDFYPVTGAGRLIAVGLMIAGIALIGSVTATFASWFVEQIGRAQRAEGDAALERSDA, from the coding sequence GTGCAGACCCCTCGCTACGGTGCCCGTCTCGCGCGCTGGGAGGCGGCGCTCGAGTGGCCGATGTTCGCTCTCGCGGTCGTGTTCGTGGTGCTCTACGCGATCTCCGTGATCGGGAATCTGCAGGGACGTGATGCGATGCCGATCGAGATCGCGCTCGTCGCCGTCTGGGCAGCGTTCGCGGTCGACTACGTGGTGTGCCTCGTGCTCGCCGAGCCCCGCAGACGCTGGTTCGTGCGCCATCTGCACGAGCTGGCGATCGTGGTCCTCCCGTTCCTCCGCCCGCTCCGGCTCCTCCGCCTCATCACGGTCGTCACCGTGCTGCAGCGCGCCGCCGGGTGGGCGTTCCGCGGACGCGTGACGCTCTATGTCGTCGCCTCCGCGGGGCTGCTCGTGCTCATCGCAGGCCTCGCGGTGCTGGATGCGGAGCAGAACGCCCAGGGCGCCAACATCACGACCTTCGCCGACGCCATCTGGTGGGCGTTCGTGACCATCACGACCGTCGGCTACGGCGACTTCTACCCCGTGACCGGGGCGGGTCGCCTCATCGCCGTCGGCCTCATGATCGCCGGCATCGCGCTCATCGGATCCGTCACCGCGACCTTCGCATCGTGGTTCGTCGAGCAGATCGGTCGCGCGCAGCGAGCCGAGGGGGATGCCGCCCTCGAACGCAGCGACGCATGA
- a CDS encoding flavodoxin family protein has translation MASRFDGLKALYINGTLTPSPAESHTDTLIEASAHVLREQGVEVDVVRLVDHHVAPGVQPDMTEHGAERDDWPQIWQRVQAADILVLAGPIWLGDNSSQTRLAIERLYAHSGELNDKGQAVFYGKVGGALIGGNEDGLKHCTGVILHALQHLGVAIPPNAEAGWIGEAGPGPSYGDELDDGTRAGFDNDFTQKNITFMAWNLMHLAAILRDAGGIPAEGNLPEEWEQGSRWGFQNPEYR, from the coding sequence ATGGCATCACGCTTCGACGGACTGAAGGCCCTCTACATCAACGGCACGCTCACCCCATCGCCTGCGGAGAGCCACACCGACACGCTCATCGAGGCGAGCGCGCACGTGCTGCGCGAGCAGGGCGTCGAGGTCGACGTCGTGCGGCTCGTCGACCACCACGTCGCGCCGGGCGTGCAGCCCGACATGACCGAGCACGGCGCCGAGCGCGACGACTGGCCGCAGATCTGGCAGCGTGTGCAAGCAGCCGACATCCTCGTGCTCGCCGGCCCGATCTGGCTCGGCGACAACTCCAGCCAGACGCGCCTCGCGATCGAGCGGCTCTACGCGCACTCCGGCGAGCTGAACGACAAGGGCCAGGCCGTGTTCTACGGCAAGGTCGGCGGCGCGCTCATCGGTGGCAACGAGGACGGCCTGAAGCACTGCACCGGCGTCATCCTGCACGCGCTGCAGCACCTGGGCGTCGCGATCCCGCCGAACGCCGAGGCCGGGTGGATCGGCGAGGCCGGTCCCGGGCCGTCGTACGGCGACGAGCTCGACGACGGCACGCGCGCGGGCTTCGACAACGACTTCACGCAGAAGAACATCACCTTCATGGCGTGGAACCTCATGCACCTCGCCGCGATCCTGCGCGACGCGGGCGGCATCCCCGCCGAGGGCAACCTGCCCGAGGAGTGGGAGCAGGGCTCCCGCTGGGGCTTCCAGAACCCCGAGTACCGCTAG
- a CDS encoding SDR family NAD(P)-dependent oxidoreductase, whose translation MRHTALVTGASSGIGLAIARELARVGVDVVLVARDEGRLREVAASLDTGTEVLAADLLTHEGLEAVAERVALPDRPIDILVSNAGFGLAAPFHESSIEDERRLHELLSFVPLRLAHAALPGMRARGRGWILTVASFAAFIPYGSYSASKAHAVNLSRSIRSRYAGDGIRATALCPGFVHTEFHERMGIDEDGPDWMWASAEDIARKGVRGLRRNQPVVHSNLAFAAIAKGLQLVPDTWQGSLINSYRD comes from the coding sequence ATGCGTCACACCGCCTTGGTCACGGGAGCGTCGTCCGGCATCGGGCTCGCGATCGCTCGAGAGCTCGCCCGCGTGGGCGTCGACGTCGTGCTCGTCGCCCGCGACGAGGGGCGGCTGCGCGAGGTCGCGGCATCGCTCGACACCGGCACCGAGGTGCTCGCAGCCGACCTGCTGACGCACGAGGGGCTCGAGGCCGTCGCCGAGCGCGTGGCGCTGCCGGATCGGCCGATCGACATCCTCGTGTCGAACGCGGGCTTCGGGCTCGCGGCGCCCTTCCACGAGTCGTCGATCGAGGACGAGCGCCGGCTGCACGAGCTGCTGTCGTTCGTGCCCCTTCGGCTCGCGCACGCGGCGCTGCCCGGCATGCGGGCGCGCGGGCGGGGCTGGATCCTCACGGTCGCGTCGTTCGCGGCGTTCATCCCGTACGGCTCGTACTCGGCGTCGAAGGCGCACGCCGTGAACCTGTCGCGCTCGATCCGCTCGCGCTACGCCGGCGACGGCATCCGCGCCACCGCGCTGTGCCCGGGCTTCGTGCACACCGAGTTCCACGAGCGCATGGGCATCGACGAGGACGGCCCCGACTGGATGTGGGCGAGCGCCGAGGACATCGCGCGCAAGGGCGTGCGCGGCCTGCGCCGCAACCAGCCCGTCGTGCACTCGAACCTCGCGTTCGCGGCGATCGCGAAGGGGCTGCAGCTCGTACCCGACACGTGGCAGGGATCGCTCATCAACTCGTACCGCGACTGA
- a CDS encoding CpaF family protein, which yields MSRAVVAITEMVRDRVRRDGVDLRAGGDLADRYVRDAVRNYSERALGGAHPLLDDEQAATRSVLAAITGFGVLQPYLDDPAIEELWVNQGSRVFVARGGASEELDVRLTPQETRDLVERMLSTTGRRVDLSMPFVDASLPDGSRLHVASGDVARGAMSINIRKFSRRLASLETLVELGTLSHQAATFLQRSVLAGANILVSGATHSGKTTLLGALMGAGRPRDRVVTVEETFELDPQVADVVALQCRQPSLEGTGEITLRQLVKESLRMRPDRLVVGEVRGAEALDLLIALNSGVAGAGTIHANTARDALQKLTTLPLLAGRNIDAGFVVPTVAACVDLVVHCAMDARGNRRVTEILAPTGTTHGHVIEASQIFHTVGSLLRPTGGHPSRLAKYEAAGIDMPALLARDDA from the coding sequence ATGAGCCGGGCCGTGGTCGCGATCACCGAGATGGTGCGCGACCGTGTGCGGCGCGACGGGGTCGACCTGCGAGCGGGCGGCGACCTCGCCGATCGGTACGTGCGGGATGCCGTGCGCAACTACTCCGAGCGGGCGCTCGGCGGCGCGCATCCGCTGCTCGACGACGAGCAGGCCGCGACGCGGTCGGTGCTCGCCGCCATCACGGGCTTCGGGGTGCTGCAGCCGTACCTCGACGACCCGGCGATCGAGGAGCTGTGGGTCAACCAGGGCTCGCGCGTCTTCGTCGCGCGCGGCGGCGCGAGCGAGGAGCTCGACGTGCGCCTCACGCCGCAGGAGACCCGCGACCTCGTCGAGCGGATGCTCTCGACCACGGGCCGCCGCGTCGATCTCTCGATGCCGTTCGTCGACGCCTCGCTGCCCGACGGCTCCCGACTCCACGTCGCGTCGGGAGACGTGGCACGCGGGGCGATGAGCATCAACATCCGCAAGTTCTCGCGGCGCCTCGCCTCGCTCGAGACGCTCGTCGAGCTCGGCACGCTCAGCCATCAGGCGGCGACCTTCCTGCAGCGGTCGGTGCTCGCGGGCGCGAACATCCTCGTGTCGGGTGCGACGCACTCGGGCAAGACCACGCTGCTCGGCGCGCTCATGGGCGCCGGCCGGCCCCGCGATCGCGTCGTGACGGTGGAGGAGACGTTCGAGCTCGACCCGCAGGTCGCCGACGTCGTCGCCCTGCAGTGCAGGCAGCCGTCGCTCGAGGGCACGGGCGAGATCACGCTGCGGCAGCTCGTGAAGGAGTCGCTGCGCATGCGTCCCGATCGCCTCGTGGTCGGCGAGGTGCGCGGCGCCGAGGCGCTCGACCTGCTCATCGCCCTGAACTCGGGCGTCGCCGGCGCGGGCACGATCCACGCGAACACGGCGCGGGATGCGCTGCAGAAGCTCACGACGCTGCCGTTGCTCGCCGGACGCAACATCGACGCCGGCTTCGTCGTGCCGACCGTCGCCGCGTGCGTCGACCTCGTCGTGCACTGCGCGATGGATGCGCGCGGCAACCGCCGCGTTACCGAGATCCTCGCGCCCACGGGCACGACGCACGGCCATGTGATCGAGGCGTCGCAGATCTTCCACACGGTTGGCAGCCTGCTGCGGCCCACGGGCGGGCACCCGTCGCGGCTCGCGAAGTACGAGGCGGCGGGCATCGACATGCCGGCGCTGCTCGCGAGGGACGACGCATGA
- a CDS encoding hydroxymethylglutaryl-CoA reductase: protein MTDFTPIPTSWVGPIRISGNAVTDEVTVPLATYESPLWPSVGRGARISRQVEGGIQVTVVDERMTRSILLRADDAATAVAASRTITDRIDDLRMVVEAQSRFAKLIDVDTEVVGSLLFVRFAFSTGDASGHNMATAAAESLIEAILAFSPELEYGSISGNWCSDKKATAVNGILGRGRSVVADILIPRDLVETGLRTTPERLEALNTGKNLVGSTIAGALRSANAHYANMLLGFYLATGQDAANIVEGSQGITYVEAREAGVYFSCTMPNLIVGTVGNGKGGGLPVVEDALQRIGCRSGGEPGADARRLAALIGATVLCGELSLLAAQTNPGELMATHRVLERGERRTA from the coding sequence ATGACCGACTTCACGCCCATCCCCACGTCGTGGGTCGGGCCCATCCGCATCTCGGGCAACGCCGTGACCGACGAGGTCACCGTGCCGCTCGCGACGTACGAGTCGCCACTGTGGCCCTCGGTGGGTCGCGGCGCGCGCATCTCGCGCCAGGTCGAGGGCGGCATCCAGGTGACCGTCGTCGACGAGCGCATGACGCGCTCGATCCTGCTGCGCGCCGACGACGCCGCCACCGCCGTCGCCGCGTCGCGCACCATCACGGACCGCATCGACGACCTGCGGATGGTCGTGGAGGCGCAGAGCAGGTTCGCGAAGCTCATCGACGTCGACACCGAGGTCGTGGGCAGCCTGCTGTTCGTGCGCTTCGCGTTCTCGACCGGCGACGCCTCGGGCCACAACATGGCGACCGCGGCCGCCGAGTCGCTCATCGAGGCGATCCTCGCGTTCTCGCCCGAGCTCGAGTACGGCTCGATCTCGGGCAACTGGTGCTCCGACAAGAAGGCCACGGCCGTCAACGGCATCCTCGGCCGCGGCCGCTCGGTCGTCGCCGACATCCTCATCCCCCGCGACCTCGTCGAGACGGGCCTGCGCACGACGCCCGAGCGCCTCGAGGCGCTCAACACGGGCAAGAACCTCGTGGGCTCGACGATCGCGGGCGCGCTGCGCTCGGCCAACGCGCACTACGCGAACATGCTGCTGGGCTTCTACCTCGCGACCGGCCAGGACGCCGCGAACATCGTCGAGGGCTCGCAGGGCATCACCTACGTCGAGGCGCGCGAGGCGGGCGTGTACTTCTCGTGCACGATGCCGAACCTCATCGTCGGCACCGTCGGCAACGGCAAGGGCGGCGGGCTGCCCGTCGTCGAGGATGCGCTGCAGCGCATCGGCTGCCGCTCGGGCGGCGAGCCGGGCGCCGACGCGCGCCGACTGGCCGCGCTCATCGGCGCGACCGTGCTGTGCGGCGAGCTGTCGCTGCTGGCAGCCCAGACCAATCCGGGAGAGCTCATGGCGACGCATCGCGTGCTGGAGCGTGGAGAGCGGAGGACCGCATGA
- a CDS encoding MFS transporter, which produces MSDAERFPFKKVAVAAYLPTILFAIGEGAIIPYIPVIAGDLGASLAVAGLVAAMMTVGELAGSVPGGMLVGRLGERATMIYAGLATILALSLAWFATEPWMLGLAILVTGVATAIFALARHAFMTTYVPYRYRARALSALGGTFRLGLFIGPLLASGIIALGAPVQVTIWLFVGGCLAAVVVLFFLPDPQSTFESGKGHEGAETVERETVRLGDTLRRYAKTLGTVGVGAAMLALARKGRDVIIPLWAVSIGVDAATTGLIVGIAGAVDFLLFFVSGLVMDRFGRLWAVVPSLILMGAGFATLAATHDGTAALVGLLVGAGLLAVANGMSSGILMTLGADLADRMNPAPFLGAWRLTTNAGGAIAPLGVAALIQASSIVTAGFALVATCAIGVVVLVKTLPRGKPGG; this is translated from the coding sequence GTGAGCGACGCGGAGCGGTTCCCCTTCAAGAAGGTCGCGGTCGCGGCGTACCTGCCGACGATCCTCTTCGCCATCGGCGAGGGCGCGATCATCCCGTACATCCCGGTCATCGCGGGCGACCTGGGCGCGAGCCTCGCGGTCGCAGGCCTCGTCGCGGCGATGATGACGGTCGGCGAGCTCGCGGGCAGCGTGCCCGGCGGCATGCTCGTCGGGCGCCTCGGCGAGCGGGCGACGATGATCTACGCGGGCCTCGCGACGATCCTCGCGCTGTCGCTGGCGTGGTTCGCGACGGAGCCGTGGATGCTGGGCCTCGCGATCCTCGTCACGGGCGTCGCGACGGCGATCTTCGCGCTCGCGCGGCACGCGTTCATGACGACGTACGTGCCGTACCGCTATCGCGCGCGGGCGCTGTCGGCGCTCGGCGGCACCTTCCGCCTCGGCCTGTTCATCGGGCCGCTGCTCGCATCCGGCATCATCGCGCTCGGCGCGCCGGTGCAGGTCACGATCTGGCTCTTCGTGGGCGGCTGCCTCGCCGCGGTCGTCGTGCTCTTCTTCCTGCCCGACCCGCAGTCGACGTTCGAGTCCGGCAAGGGCCACGAGGGTGCCGAGACCGTCGAGCGCGAGACCGTGCGCCTCGGCGACACGCTGCGGCGCTACGCGAAGACGCTCGGCACCGTCGGCGTCGGTGCGGCGATGCTCGCGCTCGCGCGCAAGGGCCGCGACGTCATCATCCCGCTGTGGGCCGTGTCGATCGGCGTCGACGCCGCGACCACCGGCCTCATCGTGGGCATCGCGGGCGCCGTCGACTTCCTGCTCTTCTTCGTGTCGGGGCTCGTGATGGATCGGTTCGGCCGCCTGTGGGCCGTGGTGCCGTCGCTCATCCTCATGGGCGCCGGATTCGCGACGCTCGCGGCGACGCACGACGGCACGGCGGCGCTCGTCGGCCTGCTCGTGGGCGCGGGCCTGCTCGCGGTCGCGAACGGCATGTCGTCGGGCATCCTCATGACGCTCGGCGCCGACCTCGCCGACCGCATGAATCCCGCGCCGTTCCTCGGTGCGTGGAGGCTCACGACGAACGCGGGCGGCGCGATCGCACCGCTCGGGGTCGCGGCGCTCATCCAGGCGTCGTCGATCGTCACGGCGGGCTTCGCCCTCGTGGCGACGTGCGCGATCGGCGTCGTGGTGCTCGTGAAGACGCTGCCGCGCGGCAAGCCGGGCGGCTAG
- a CDS encoding hydroxymethylglutaryl-CoA synthase: MSVGIDDIQIATGHHVLDMSLLAEARGIEPAKLSIGLGQLAMSVLAPDEDIVTMAAAAAAPIVERVDASRIRSVLVATESGVDQSKAAGVFVHRLLDLPSTTRVVELKQACYGGIAGVQLAADQVARRPDDLALVIATDVARYDLASAGEPTQGAGAVAMLVSANPRLVELDAVSGLHTFDVDDFWRPNDRTTALVDGHLSTSAYLDSLEGAWRDLVARGGRSLADVAHLLYHQPFTKMARKAHARLASLVDGEIGALDEASLDVGAQLGNAYSASLPGALAGLLESGDRSGDGVGMFSYGSGSVGEWMTGVVRADAGVHDAGVRRAIDGRVPLDVATYEQLHAEHSASSEDRTLPRVTTGPFRMAGVEGGARRYERV; this comes from the coding sequence ATGAGCGTCGGCATCGACGACATCCAGATCGCGACGGGGCACCACGTGCTCGACATGTCGCTGCTGGCGGAGGCGCGCGGCATCGAGCCCGCGAAGCTGTCGATCGGGCTCGGGCAGCTCGCGATGAGCGTGCTCGCGCCCGACGAGGACATCGTGACGATGGCTGCTGCGGCCGCCGCGCCGATCGTGGAGCGCGTCGACGCGAGCCGCATCCGCTCGGTGCTCGTGGCGACGGAGTCGGGCGTCGACCAGTCGAAGGCGGCGGGCGTGTTCGTGCACCGCCTCCTCGACCTGCCCTCGACGACGCGCGTCGTCGAGCTGAAGCAGGCCTGCTACGGCGGCATCGCCGGCGTGCAGCTGGCCGCCGACCAGGTGGCGCGGCGGCCCGACGACCTCGCGCTCGTGATCGCGACCGACGTCGCCCGCTACGACCTCGCATCCGCAGGCGAGCCGACGCAGGGCGCCGGCGCCGTCGCGATGCTCGTGTCGGCGAACCCGCGCCTCGTCGAGCTCGATGCCGTCAGCGGCCTGCACACGTTCGACGTCGACGACTTCTGGCGCCCGAACGACCGCACGACCGCGCTCGTCGACGGGCACCTGTCGACCTCCGCGTACCTCGACTCGCTCGAGGGCGCGTGGCGCGACCTCGTCGCGCGCGGTGGGCGCTCGCTCGCCGACGTCGCGCACCTGCTGTACCACCAGCCGTTCACGAAGATGGCCCGCAAGGCGCACGCGCGCCTCGCCTCGCTCGTCGACGGCGAGATCGGCGCGCTCGACGAGGCCTCGCTCGACGTGGGCGCGCAGCTGGGCAACGCCTACTCGGCGTCGCTGCCGGGCGCGCTCGCGGGCCTGCTCGAGTCGGGCGACCGCTCGGGCGACGGCGTCGGCATGTTCTCGTACGGCTCGGGCTCGGTCGGCGAGTGGATGACGGGCGTCGTGCGCGCGGATGCGGGCGTGCACGACGCGGGCGTGCGCCGCGCGATCGACGGCCGCGTGCCGCTCGACGTCGCGACGTACGAGCAGCTGCACGCCGAGCACTCGGCGTCGAGCGAGGATCGCACGCTGCCGCGCGTCACCACGGGGCCGTTCCGCATGGCCGGCGTCGAGGGCGGCGCGCGCCGCTACGAGCGGGTCTGA
- a CDS encoding pilus assembly protein TadG-related protein, whose product MSGGSVRTRMRSLAHDDDGSTLLLTIFYGALALALIVVVVGATALLVERRRLFTLADGAALHAAESFALSQIAFDGEQPSPQLADDAVEAAAADWIAASPTPLEGVQLVDAQSLDAQTAEVTVAAVWRPPIVSLLLPEGIPLDVTVTARSVFVD is encoded by the coding sequence GTGAGCGGGGGATCGGTGCGCACCCGGATGCGCTCGCTCGCCCACGACGACGACGGGTCGACGCTGCTGCTCACGATCTTCTACGGCGCGCTCGCCCTGGCGCTCATCGTCGTGGTCGTGGGTGCGACGGCCCTGCTCGTCGAGCGCCGTCGCCTGTTCACGCTCGCCGACGGCGCGGCGCTGCACGCGGCGGAGTCGTTCGCGCTGTCGCAGATCGCGTTCGACGGCGAGCAGCCGTCGCCGCAGCTCGCCGACGACGCTGTCGAGGCCGCAGCGGCCGACTGGATCGCCGCATCCCCGACACCGCTCGAGGGCGTGCAGCTCGTCGACGCGCAGTCGCTCGACGCGCAGACCGCCGAGGTCACGGTCGCGGCCGTGTGGCGCCCGCCGATCGTGTCGTTGCTGCTGCCCGAGGGCATCCCGCTCGACGTGACGGTGACGGCGCGGTCGGTGTTCGTCGATTGA
- a CDS encoding type II secretion system F family protein: protein MTGEVGLSLVLGATLGLGLWMLVSLVPILRRPRLMHRVAPYVLDVSAGARDLVARRVVDPTRVVGVVAAPVSDRLAPVVHAMLGTPATVAARLRRARSPLTLERFRARQLVWGVVGAIVGGLVGTLAVVRGASPIVPIALLVVTAASGALLADWLLQRAVRQRMARISSELPTVLEFLALSLAAGEGLADALRRVARIGTGELARELGTVVADAASGTSLSDALERLGGELDHPGVTRCVDQMRGALERGTPLAQTLQAQAQDARDGARRDLLEAAGKKEIAMLVPLVFGLLPTTVAFALWPGIHVLQVGF from the coding sequence ATGACCGGCGAGGTCGGCCTGTCGCTCGTGCTCGGCGCGACGCTGGGGCTCGGGCTGTGGATGCTCGTGAGCCTCGTGCCCATCCTGCGCCGCCCGCGGCTCATGCATCGCGTCGCCCCGTACGTGCTCGACGTCTCGGCCGGCGCTCGCGACCTCGTCGCGCGCCGCGTCGTCGATCCGACGCGCGTCGTCGGTGTCGTCGCGGCACCGGTGAGTGACCGCCTGGCACCGGTCGTGCACGCGATGCTCGGCACGCCCGCGACCGTCGCCGCGCGCCTGCGCCGTGCGCGCAGCCCGCTCACGCTCGAGCGCTTCCGCGCGCGACAGCTCGTGTGGGGCGTCGTCGGCGCGATCGTGGGGGGACTCGTCGGCACGCTCGCGGTCGTGCGCGGCGCATCGCCCATCGTGCCCATCGCGCTGCTGGTGGTGACGGCAGCCAGCGGTGCGCTGCTCGCCGACTGGCTGCTGCAGCGCGCCGTGCGGCAGCGCATGGCGCGCATCTCGAGCGAGCTGCCGACCGTGCTCGAGTTCCTCGCGCTGAGCCTCGCGGCGGGCGAGGGGCTCGCGGATGCGCTGCGCCGCGTCGCGCGCATCGGCACGGGCGAGCTGGCGCGCGAGCTCGGCACTGTCGTCGCCGACGCTGCATCCGGCACCTCGCTGTCCGATGCGCTCGAGCGCCTCGGTGGCGAGCTCGACCACCCGGGCGTCACGCGCTGCGTCGACCAGATGCGCGGCGCGCTCGAGCGCGGCACGCCGCTGGCGCAGACGCTGCAGGCGCAGGCGCAGGATGCGCGCGATGGTGCGCGGCGCGACCTGCTCGAGGCCGCGGGCAAGAAGGAGATCGCGATGCTCGTGCCGCTCGTCTTCGGCCTGCTGCCGACGACGGTCGCGTTCGCGCTGTGGCCGGGCATCCACGTGCTGCAGGTGGGGTTCTGA
- a CDS encoding type II secretion system F family protein has product MTWVLGALLGLGLVLCASPWLWPRTERAETEERRASRIRDRLTQAGLHEVPLAALIVVAVLAAVVAAGVALAVSPVVPIAIAAGLAGLATPFAAVAWRARRRRRSRSLVWPDVVDHLVSGVRSGLALPDAVAALATSGPAQTRDAFRAFEADHRATGSFAYALDRLKDRLADPVADRILETLRMARDVGGSEVAHVLRDLAAYLRSDLAVRSELEARQSWVVSAARLGVVAPWLVLLLLSSRPEAASAYNTAGGLAIVAGGLVVTIVAYRAMVRLGRLPEDGRWFA; this is encoded by the coding sequence ATGACGTGGGTGCTCGGCGCGCTGCTCGGACTCGGGCTCGTGCTGTGCGCGTCGCCGTGGCTCTGGCCGCGCACCGAGCGCGCCGAGACCGAGGAGCGGCGCGCGTCGCGCATCCGCGACCGGCTCACGCAGGCGGGGCTGCACGAGGTGCCGCTCGCCGCGCTCATCGTCGTCGCCGTGCTCGCCGCCGTGGTGGCGGCGGGTGTCGCGCTCGCGGTGAGTCCCGTCGTGCCCATCGCGATCGCCGCGGGCCTCGCCGGGCTCGCGACGCCGTTCGCGGCGGTCGCCTGGCGCGCACGTCGGCGGCGCCGCTCCCGCTCGCTCGTGTGGCCCGACGTCGTCGACCACCTCGTCTCCGGCGTGCGCAGCGGGCTCGCGCTGCCCGACGCCGTCGCGGCGCTCGCGACCTCCGGACCGGCGCAGACGCGCGATGCGTTCCGCGCGTTCGAGGCCGACCACCGGGCGACGGGCTCGTTCGCCTACGCGCTCGACCGCCTCAAGGACCGGCTCGCGGATCCCGTCGCCGACCGCATCCTCGAGACCCTGCGCATGGCGCGCGACGTCGGCGGCTCGGAGGTCGCGCACGTGCTGCGCGACCTCGCCGCGTACCTGCGGTCGGACCTCGCGGTGCGCAGCGAGCTCGAGGCGCGGCAGTCGTGGGTCGTCAGCGCGGCCCGGCTCGGCGTCGTCGCGCCGTGGCTCGTGCTGCTGCTCCTGTCGTCGCGCCCGGAGGCGGCGTCGGCGTACAACACCGCAGGCGGCCTCGCGATCGTCGCAGGCGGCCTCGTGGTCACGATCGTCGCCTACCGAGCGATGGTGCGCCTCGGTCGGCTGCCCGAGGACGGGCGGTGGTTCGCATGA